In a single window of the Rhodamnia argentea isolate NSW1041297 chromosome 2, ASM2092103v1, whole genome shotgun sequence genome:
- the LOC115751631 gene encoding CRS2-associated factor 1, chloroplastic, giving the protein MALKFALPFPMFAPPSLNPNSAPNSNAASHRPPTDIRFSRWNNANAERFNERRRAQEEIEDDIRRERRFNSATRIAQVDGPATGGDAATTISSSPDIFHSRGTPSSPSSPSIPGKKSKYSKDQHPAFRRISHTRRTQEKKTDVPEDPIDRKANVVLSGDGLSYVIDGAPFEFKYSYTETPKVKPLKLREAPYAPFGPTTMSRPWTGRAPLPPSKKKVKEFDSFRLPPPGKKGVKPVQSPGPFLPGRGPRYVRTREEILGEPLTEEEVRDLVNGCIKSQRQLNMGRDGLTHNMLDNIHAHWKRRRVCKIKCKGVCTVDMDNVKQQLEERTGGKIIYSKGGVLYLFRGRNYNYKTRPRFPLMLWKPVTPVYPRLIKRVPEGLTLEEATEMRRKGRMLIPICKLGKNGVYYDLVRNVREAFEECELVRINCQGMNGSDYRKIGAKLKDLVPCVLISFEYEHILMWRGREWKSSFPTPEGHSKDNASSADRACEKSPLPVISKQDEKQEVLVKTSPLFVQENEVCGVADADSISREFDGNKITVGSESSEADESEDAKSINAAAARPDVVAEESETTVETEKLHNVSEALPDQIQPTRSMSPCTEQVLLLLKQAVETGSALILDTNSLDADIAYQRAVALAKTAPPGPIFRHRPKRAMSKKIVKEEGRNEHAESVPSSTLTGRGNKHRDPKIRRKKDLDELYLNVQPHGSLRVDELAKLLA; this is encoded by the exons ATGGCGCTGAAATTCGCTCTTCCGTTTCCCATGTTCGCGCCGCCGTCGCTCAACCCCAACTCTGCTCCCAATTCGAATGCGGCCTCGCACCGGCCGCCGACGGacatccgcttctctcggtggaaCAACGCCAACGCCGAGCGGTTCAACGAGCGACGCAGGGCCCAGGAAGAGATCGAGGACGATATCCGCCGCGAGCGCCGCTTCAACTCCGCCACCAGAATTGCCCAGGTTGACGGCCCAGCCACTGGCGGTGACGCTGCCACAACCATTTCCAGCTCCCCGGACATATTCCACTCCAGAGGCACGCCGTCTTCTCCATCGAGCCCTTCGATTCCGGGTAAGAAATCTAAGTACTCCAAGGATCAACACCCGGCTTTTAGGCGGATTTCGCATACCCGAAGAACCCAAGAGAAGAAAACTGACGTTCCTGAGGACCCAATTGATAGGAAAGCCAACGTTGTGTTGAGTGGGGATGGGTTGTCTTATGTTATAGACGGGGCTCCGTTTGAGTTTAAGTATAGTTACACGGAGACGCCGAAGGTGAAGCCATTGAAGCTACGAGAAGCGCCTTATGCGCCTTTCGGGCCCACTACCATGTCGAGGCCATGGACAGGGCGCGCCCCGCTGCCACCGAGCAAAAAGAAGGTGAAGGAATTCGATTCTTTTCGGTTGCCACCACCTGGAAAGAAAGGGGTGAAGCCAGTTCAGTCACCCGGCCCGTTCTTACCAGGCAGGGGGCCGAGGTATGTGAGGACGAGGGAGGAGATATTGGGGGAGCCATTGACGGAGGAAGAGGTGAGGGATTTGGTTAATGGGTGTATTAAGTCCCAGAGGCAGCTGAATATGG GTAGGGATGGTTTGACTCACAATATGCTGGATAACATTCATGCTCACTGGAAGCGGCGCCGAGTGTGCAAGATAAAATGCAAAGGAGTTTGTACAGTAGACATGGACAATGTGAAACAACAGCTGGAG GAGCGAACTGGAGGGAAGATCATTTACAGCAAAGGAGGGGTATTATACCTTTTCAGGGGCAGAAACTATAACTACAAAACTCGTCCTCGCTTTCCACTGATGCTGTGGAAACCTGTTACTCCTGTGTATCCAAGGTTGATTAAGAGGGTTCCAGAAGGTCTAACACTGGAAGAAGCTACGGAGATGCGCAGGAAGGGACGGATGTTGATACCAATATGCAAACTTG GTAAAAATGGTGTCTACTATGACCTGGTACGGAATGTTAGAGAGGCATTTGAAGAGTGTGAATTGGTCAGAATAAATTGCCAAGGGATGAATGGCAGTGATTATAGGAAAATTGGTGCGAAACTCAAG GATCTAGTCCCATGTGTGTTAATCTCATTTGAATATGAGCACATACTTATGTGGAGAGGAAGAGAGTGGAAGTCTTCCTTTCCAACTCCTGAAGGTCATTCCAAGGATAATGCATCTAGTGCTGATCGTGCATGTGAAAAATCTCCTCTTCCAGTAATCTCAAAACAGGATGAAAAACAGGAGGTTCTGGTGAAAACCAGTCCTctttttgttcaagaaaatgagGTATGCGGAGTTGCTGATGCAGATTCAATTTCGAGGGAGTTTGATGGAAATAAAATCACTGTAGGCAGCGAAAGCAGTGAAGCAGATGAATCAGAAGATGCAAAGAGCATCAATGCAGCTGCTGCCAGGCCTGATGTTGTTGCGGAAGAATCTGAAACCACGGTGGAAACTGAGAAACTGCACAATGTTTCAGAAGCTTTGCCTGATCAAATCCAACCAACAAGATCAATGTCACCTTGCACGGAGCAAGTGCTTTTGCTGTTAAAGCAGGCAGTTGAGACCGGCAGTGCACTTATCTTGGATACTAACTCATTGGATGCTGACATTGCTTACCAAAGGGCGGTTGCTCTTGCAAAGACTGCTCCACCTGGCCCCATTTTTAGGCACCGACCTAAGAGAGCTATGTCCAAGAAGATTGTGAAGGAAGAAGGTAGAAATGAACATGCCGAAAGCGTACCTTCGTCTACACTTACAGGGAGGGGAAACAAGCATAGGGATCCAAAAATTCGAAGGAAAAAAGATTTGGATGAACTCTACTTGAATGTACAACCGCATGGAAGCTTGAGGGTTGATGAACTTGCCAAGTTGTTGGCATGA